The Algoriphagus sp. TR-M9 genome has a window encoding:
- a CDS encoding rubredoxin, with amino-acid sequence MKQTFSRVIVKGGVLSPAELKQILELGESAGLDTISLGSRQDILFIKDDDSLKIDAQEKFQFVSPEEIGSENIVSSYASADIFPNTPWLTGDRYLYILENFRQQPHLKINITDPKQRLVPLFTGHLNFIASAHEDYWYLYVRLPDWEENQMYPALIYSWDIAKVATAIEDILQEEPETAEVLFELVNDAVDSNNRTVDKPLEVPFYPFPYYEGINRVGDDRYWLGLYWRNNKYYIDFLKVLCDLCADSKIGKISITPWKSIIIKGIPENSKIEWERLLGRYGINVRHSMLELNWHLPVNNKAALKLKEYLVENFDKRDISTYGLTFGITDYTRKAYYFTSIIIEKNQPPVGLDGVKIRDTYNLLYAKNFDPNTQQYIVHVQEVDKAELPRLLIELSKMYFEQLGKKPVESKKSISPKETIKTEAYQCTDCLTVYDPKYGDESQHIEAMTTFEDLPEDYHCSLCEAPKSNFVKRVFEKEVD; translated from the coding sequence ATGAAACAGACATTCTCTAGAGTAATTGTCAAAGGAGGAGTGCTTTCTCCTGCCGAATTGAAGCAGATTTTAGAACTCGGCGAGAGTGCCGGGCTGGATACGATTTCACTGGGCTCAAGGCAGGATATCCTCTTTATCAAAGATGATGATTCACTGAAAATCGACGCTCAGGAGAAATTTCAGTTTGTCTCCCCAGAGGAAATCGGATCTGAAAACATAGTTTCTTCCTATGCATCTGCAGATATTTTCCCAAACACGCCTTGGCTTACCGGGGATCGTTACCTCTACATTTTGGAAAATTTCAGGCAGCAACCCCACTTAAAAATCAACATTACCGATCCCAAGCAACGCTTGGTACCGCTTTTTACAGGACATCTTAATTTCATTGCTTCAGCGCATGAAGACTATTGGTATCTGTACGTACGGCTGCCAGACTGGGAGGAGAACCAGATGTATCCGGCACTGATATACAGCTGGGACATAGCTAAGGTCGCTACGGCGATTGAGGATATTCTCCAAGAGGAACCCGAGACTGCTGAGGTCTTATTTGAGTTGGTCAATGATGCGGTGGATTCCAACAACAGGACTGTGGACAAGCCTTTGGAGGTTCCCTTTTACCCTTTTCCCTACTATGAAGGCATCAATCGCGTGGGCGACGACCGTTATTGGCTGGGCTTATATTGGAGAAACAACAAGTACTATATAGATTTTCTGAAAGTACTCTGTGACCTCTGCGCCGACAGCAAAATCGGAAAAATCTCCATTACACCTTGGAAATCCATCATTATCAAAGGAATACCAGAAAATTCCAAAATCGAATGGGAAAGGCTGCTGGGCCGCTATGGGATCAATGTGCGCCACTCCATGTTGGAATTGAACTGGCACCTTCCGGTAAATAACAAAGCGGCACTCAAGCTGAAAGAGTACTTAGTGGAAAACTTTGACAAGCGGGATATCAGTACCTATGGACTGACTTTTGGAATCACAGATTACACTCGAAAGGCATATTATTTTACATCTATCATTATAGAGAAAAACCAGCCTCCAGTTGGTCTGGACGGCGTAAAAATCCGAGACACCTATAACCTGCTGTATGCCAAAAATTTTGACCCAAACACCCAGCAATACATCGTGCATGTGCAGGAGGTGGACAAGGCAGAACTCCCGCGATTACTCATCGAACTGAGTAAAATGTACTTCGAGCAGCTGGGCAAAAAGCCTGTAGAATCCAAAAAATCTATTTCCCCAAAAGAGACCATCAAAACCGAAGCGTATCAGTGCACAGACTGTCTCACGGTCTATGATCCAAAGTATGGTGATGAATCTCAGCATATTGAGGCCATGACAACTTTTGAGGATTTGCCTGAGGATTATCATTGCTCCCTTTGCGAAGCACCAAAGTCGAATTTTGTGAAAAGGGTCTTTGAGAAAGAAGTGGACTAG
- a CDS encoding alginate export family protein gives MKKLVTLLFLSITLGKLAKAQEFTLDADIRPRFEYRHGFSSLYADEAKPAAFVTQRSRLNFAFKDQKWSLYFSAQDVSTWGDTQQLSATDGNNSFSIFQGWIRYAFDENWGIKLGRQVLSYDDQRILGATDWAMQGRTHDAAMLQFSRNKFDLDLAFAFNQEGQYNFGTDYTIRGGFSYKTMQMAHLTKAWDQATFSFLFMNTGFQKYTNDPIPQTDGLYYRQTTGTYYSFPISFLTITGSAYLQSGMANAATDLSAYQYMIEAKYKAGKVTLIAGFESLSGTDQAGEDKNKSFFPLYGTNHKFNGFMDYFYVGNHANNVGLNDFYGKVQLAVASKGNLGLDLHYFSANAELADDFSKNLGAELDLYYSHSLGQYVKIAGGYSQLFATESMSVLKGGVTSDNTNNWGWVQLIVNPRLLTYKVKGE, from the coding sequence ATGAAAAAGCTTGTTACCCTACTTTTCTTGTCAATTACGCTCGGAAAACTCGCTAAGGCTCAGGAGTTCACACTGGATGCAGATATTCGTCCGCGATTTGAATACAGACATGGATTTTCCAGCCTTTATGCAGATGAAGCTAAGCCTGCAGCCTTTGTCACGCAGCGCTCTAGATTGAATTTCGCATTTAAAGATCAAAAGTGGAGCCTTTATTTCAGTGCCCAGGACGTAAGTACTTGGGGTGATACTCAGCAACTGAGTGCAACGGATGGGAATAATTCATTCTCCATTTTCCAAGGTTGGATACGCTATGCTTTCGATGAAAACTGGGGAATCAAACTTGGTAGGCAGGTACTTTCATACGATGATCAGCGAATCCTTGGAGCCACAGACTGGGCCATGCAGGGAAGAACCCATGATGCTGCAATGCTCCAATTTTCCAGAAACAAATTCGATCTGGACCTGGCTTTTGCTTTTAACCAAGAGGGACAGTATAACTTCGGAACGGACTATACCATCAGGGGTGGATTTTCCTATAAGACCATGCAAATGGCCCACCTGACTAAAGCCTGGGATCAAGCCACTTTTAGTTTTCTTTTTATGAATACTGGTTTTCAGAAATATACCAATGATCCCATTCCCCAAACCGACGGCTTATATTATAGACAAACTACCGGAACTTATTATAGCTTTCCGATTTCCTTCCTGACCATCACAGGCTCTGCCTACCTACAAAGCGGAATGGCCAATGCCGCTACCGATCTATCGGCATACCAATACATGATCGAAGCGAAATACAAAGCCGGTAAAGTCACTCTGATCGCAGGCTTTGAATCCCTGAGTGGCACAGATCAAGCAGGCGAGGATAAAAATAAATCCTTCTTTCCTCTCTATGGAACCAACCACAAATTCAATGGATTTATGGATTATTTCTACGTGGGAAATCATGCCAACAATGTGGGTTTGAATGACTTTTACGGAAAAGTGCAACTGGCAGTGGCTTCAAAAGGAAATCTAGGACTTGATCTTCATTATTTCTCAGCCAATGCAGAACTAGCGGACGATTTCAGTAAAAATCTGGGAGCAGAACTAGACCTCTATTACAGCCATTCTTTGGGCCAATATGTGAAGATCGCCGGAGGATATTCCCAGCTCTTTGCCACAGAAAGTATGAGTGTGCTCAAAGGCGGGGTGACTTCAGACAATACCAACAACTGGGGCTGGGTGCAGCTGATAGTGAATCCTAGGTTGCTGACGTATAAGGTTAAGGGGGAGTAA
- the moaA gene encoding GTP 3',8-cyclase MoaA, whose product MTQSGNIQELRDRFGRVHNYLRISLIEKCNLRCSYCMPAEGIALSPKATIMSAEEVLEFARIFVGLGVDKIRLTGGEPLLRKDISVILEGLSRMPVEISITTNGLLIDRHVDNLKKFGVKKINFSLDTLKESRFQEITRRSGFQKTLDNFELLQEDFDLKINAVLIKGTNEDEIVDFVNLTRDYEVSVRFIEFMPFDGNRWDRSKMVSEQEILDHLSARFGSAQIASLPNEKNFTARKFQVAGYKGTFGIISSVTNPFCGTCNRIRLTANGRIKNCLFSNHEIDLLSAMRAGEDVEKLILESILNKKALRAGMDSMEKLSDPALHSDNRSMIAIGG is encoded by the coding sequence ATGACCCAATCGGGTAATATTCAGGAGCTTAGAGATCGATTTGGGCGAGTTCACAATTACTTGAGGATTTCGCTGATCGAGAAGTGCAATCTGCGCTGTAGCTACTGCATGCCCGCTGAGGGAATCGCACTCAGTCCTAAAGCCACCATCATGAGTGCAGAAGAAGTACTAGAGTTTGCGAGAATTTTTGTTGGGCTGGGCGTAGACAAAATTCGGCTTACCGGAGGTGAGCCACTGCTGCGCAAAGACATTAGTGTGATCCTGGAAGGCTTGTCCCGAATGCCTGTGGAAATCTCCATTACTACGAATGGTTTGCTGATCGATAGGCATGTGGATAACTTGAAGAAATTTGGGGTTAAAAAAATCAATTTCAGTCTGGATACTTTGAAAGAAAGCCGCTTTCAAGAGATTACCAGGCGATCCGGATTTCAAAAAACCTTGGACAATTTTGAGCTGCTCCAAGAGGATTTTGATCTGAAGATCAATGCGGTGTTGATCAAAGGGACCAATGAGGATGAAATTGTGGATTTTGTGAACTTGACCAGAGACTATGAGGTCTCCGTGCGTTTTATTGAATTTATGCCCTTCGATGGCAATCGCTGGGACAGATCAAAAATGGTTTCCGAGCAGGAAATCCTGGATCATCTGTCAGCTCGTTTTGGTTCAGCACAAATTGCTTCCTTGCCGAATGAAAAGAATTTTACTGCCCGGAAATTTCAGGTGGCAGGATATAAAGGGACTTTTGGAATTATCTCCTCGGTGACCAATCCATTTTGTGGCACCTGCAACAGGATTCGCCTGACTGCCAATGGGCGTATCAAAAACTGTCTTTTCTCCAATCATGAAATCGACCTGCTGTCGGCTATGCGGGCTGGGGAAGATGTGGAAAAGCTGATCTTGGAGTCCATTTTGAATAAAAAAGCTCTTCGAGCCGGGATGGACAGCATGGAGAAATTATCCGACCCGGCACTTCATTCAGATAATCGAAGTATGATTGCGATTGGGGGGTGA